In Sorghum bicolor cultivar BTx623 chromosome 10, Sorghum_bicolor_NCBIv3, whole genome shotgun sequence, one genomic interval encodes:
- the LOC8083300 gene encoding zinc finger CCCH domain-containing protein 13 isoform X2 yields MAQGFGRRDYRDHEFRLRPERRHSPRYSPERDARRRSFRDKRPSSEERGSSRSRSPIRKSERKHSKSPDGGKTDSSISYRSSDNEDRGKDERYLSSDEKNGREEQLKQMHLDMEVLREDKSKLEAILEKKTDEERKLCSRVEDLELQLNKEKEDCQRMTSKTKKLIKAHGRYIKAQDDLKRSQARFERLADLLASDILKPCTKEQGSIGITANEDLYTGNEMSPSDQRQNHVSASRKRPISLPTSEEAKTGKKQRENDEDMIPTSENYRPEDALEHVQDSKGTDLPESFTVKKLREGDYVDVGNIVSSSNIFADRYKGDDEEVDVD; encoded by the exons ATGGCTCAAGGTTTTG GGAGAAGGGACTACAGAGATCATGAGTTTAGACTCAGGCCTGAGAGAAGACACTCACCTAGGTATTCCCCCGAAAGAGATGCCAGGCGTCGTTCCTTTCGTGATAAGAGACCAAGTTCTGAAGAGAGGG GATCTAGTCGTTCAAGATCACCTATTAGGAAGAG TGAGAGAAAACATAGCAAAAGTCCTGATGGTGGAAAAACCGATTCATCCATAAGTTATAGAAGTTCTGATAACGAAGACAGAGGAAAAGATGAAAGGTACTTAAGCAGTGATGAGAAAAATGGTCGTGAAGAACAA CTGAAACAAATGCATCTGGACATGGAAGTATTGCGTGAAGATAAATCAAAGCTGGAG GCAATATTGGAGAAGAAGACTGATGAAGAGCGCAAACTTTGTAGCAGAGTAGAAGATCTTGAGTTGCAATTGAACAAAGAGAAAGAAGATTGCCAAAG GATGACCTCCAAAACCAAAAAGCTAATCAAAGCACATGGGCGTTATATAAAAGCACAGGATGATTTAAAGAG GTCTCAGGCTCGCTTTGAGAGGCTAGCAGATTTGCTTGCTTCAGATATTTTGAAGCCTTGTACCAAGGAGCAGGGTTCCATCGGGATTACTGCTAATGAAGATCTATATACTGGTAATGAAATGAGCCCAAGTGACCAAAGGCAAAACCATGTTTCAGCTTCGAGAAAAAGACCTATTTCCCTCCCAACAAGTGAAGAAGCAAAAACTG gaaagaaACAGAGAGAGAATGACGAAGATATGATCCCAACATCAGAGAACTATAGACCTGAAGATGCTCTAGAACATGTCCAAGATAGCAAGGGAACTGATCTACCAGAATCATTTACAGTGAAGAAGTTAAGGGAGGGTGACTACGTTG